The following coding sequences are from one Gossypium hirsutum isolate 1008001.06 chromosome A12, Gossypium_hirsutum_v2.1, whole genome shotgun sequence window:
- the LOC107925476 gene encoding farnesylcysteine lyase yields the protein MYSDPKPSFSFLILLFLRLQPLIFSLSTDALPPPTVCIVGSGIGGSSVAHFLRHYFHPSPSQPRPPNIKIFERSYVVGGRMATVSIGGETFEAGASILHPKNYHALNYSNLLGLKVKPPPASEDDDSMSLGIWDGKKFVFKTLQVDSKFPLVQKIVSYVNSFRIFFRYGFSLLKMGSFVESTVDSFLKYYESPERRPIFETVDEMLKWAGLYNLTTQTLQDELIGIKLSPLLIEELVTVITRINYGQSVYISGLAGAVSLAGSGGGLWAVDGGNWQMASGLINSSDVFLHLNEEIESISYLGEYYELNSTKGNSYSCEVAVVATPLDEVNIQFSPAVSIRERKLQHTHATFVRGLLNPAYFGLRTVAEVPELVGTLEDPDLPFTCISVLKQHDENDIIYKIFSREPMSDALLDSIFSARLQTNRINWGAYPHYKAPELFAPFILDGQHLYYVNAFENAASTMETGAVAAENVARLILSRYFGEASLQSSNLQSFSPDADVSHFDL from the exons ATGTATTCCGATCCCAAACCTAGTTTTAGTTTTCTTATCCTCCTCTTCCTTCGTTTACAACCTCTCATCTTCTCACTATCTACCGATGCCTTACCTCCGCCTACTGTCTGCATCGTCGGCAGCGGCATCGGCGGTTCCTCCGTCGCCCACTTCCTACGCCACTACTTCCATCCCTCCCCTTCCCAACCCAGACCTCCCAACATCAAGATCTTCGAGCGTAGCTACGTCGTCGGTGGTCGCATGGCCACTGTCTCCATTGGCGGTGAAACTTTTGAGGCTGGTGCTTCAATTCTTCACCCCAAGAACTACCACGCTCTTAACTACTCGAATCTTCTTGGTTTGAAGGTCAAACCGCCGCCTGCCTCGGAGGATGATGATTCGATGTCACTTGGGATCTGGGATGGGaagaaatttgttttcaaaaCCCTTCAAGTGGATTCCAAGTTTCCATTGGTGCAGAAGATTGTTTCCTATGTTAATTCTTTTCGCATCTTTTTCCGCTATGGCTTCTCTCTTCTAAAGATGGGCAGCTTCGTTGAg AGTACTGTGGATAGCTTCTTGAAGTACTATGAAAGCCCTGAAAGAAGACCCATCTTTGAAACAGTGGATGAGATGCTTAAATGGGCTGGTTTATATAATCTCACAACTCAAACTTTGCAAGATGAACTCATTGGCATCAAGTTGTCTCCCTTATTGATAGAAGAGCTTGTTACT GTCATAACAAGAATCAATTATGGACAAAGTGTGTATATTAGTGGACTTGCTGGAGCAGTTTCATTGGCAGGATCTGGGGGAGGATTATGGGCCGTTGATGGAGGGAACTGGCAGATGGCTTCTGGACTAATTAATAGTTCTGATGTTTTTTTGCACCTTAATGAAGAAATAGAATCCATCTCTTATCTTGGAGAATATTATGAACTTAACTCCACAAAAGGAAACAGTTATTCATGTGAAGTTGCAGTGGTTGCTACACCCCTTGATGAAGTAAACATCCAATTTTCACCTGCTGTTTCAATTCGTGAGAGGAAATTGCAGCATACACATGCAACCTTTGTGAGAGGCCTCTTGAATCCA GCCTATTTTGGTCTGCGCACTGTTGCTGAGGTTCCAGAACTGGTTGGCACATTAGAGGATCCTGACCTTCCATTCACATGCATTTCAGTTCTCAAGCAACATGatgaaaatgatataatttacaaaatattttctcGAGAACCAATGTCAGATGCATTACTGGATAGCATTTTTAg TGCAAGGCTGCAGACAAACAGAATAAACTGGGGAGCCTATCCGCATTATAAAGCTCCGGAACTGtttgcaccattcattttggatGGTCAACATTTGTATTATGTAAACGCATTCGAGAATGCGGCCAGCACCATGGAGACGGGTGCGGTTGCAGCTGAGAATGTAGCAAGGCTCATATTGTCAAGATATTTTGGTGAAGCATCCCTGCAGTCATCAAACTTGCAGAGCTTTAGTCCCGATGCAGACGTATCACACTTCGACCTGTAA